A single genomic interval of Sebastes umbrosus isolate fSebUmb1 chromosome 9, fSebUmb1.pri, whole genome shotgun sequence harbors:
- the commd5 gene encoding COMM domain-containing protein 5 isoform X1 has translation MSSSHTRDSSFLGGRIPPEIESMSKNLKDVDQELFRRILKAVVSALEGKDCRDVMKSIAESSTIPQERLSHIVAGMYRVLSEAIRIPTSSLKQEAFREDLKELRIPEDFITDFSSVVFGNKRAALDASTSQKDPHLPSLEDFKWRVDVAISTSSLARALQPSVLMQMKLSDGSFQRFEVPVSKFQELRYNVALILKEMNDLEKRNILQIQD, from the exons ATGTCTTCTAGTCATACAAGGGACTCCAGCTTTCTGGGAGGCAGAATACCTCCAGAAATAGAGTCAATGTCGAAAAACCTGAAAGATGTGGACCAAGAGCTGTTCAGAAGAATACTGAAAG CTGTGGTCAGCGCCCTGGAGGGGAAGGACTGCAGAGATGTGATGAAGTCGATAGCAGAGAGCAGCACCATTCCCCAGGAGAGGCTCAGTCACATCGTAGCTGGGATGTACAGAGTGCTGTCTGAGGCCATCCGCATCCCCACATCATCACTGAAACAGGAG GCCTTCAGAGAAGATCTTAAAGAACTGAG GATACCTGAAGACTTCATCACAGATTTCTCCAGTGTGGTTTTTGGCAACAA GCGCGCAGCTCTAGATGCATCAACCTCCCAGAAAGATCCCCACCTCCCCTCATTAGAAGACTTCAAATGGAGAGTGGATGTCGCCATTTCAACAAG CTCTTTAGCCAGGGCCCTGCAGCCTTCTGTTCTGATGCAGATGAAACTATCAGACGGGAGCTTTCAGCGCTTTGAG GTGCCCGTGTCTAAATTCCAGGAGCTGCGTTACAACGTGGCTCTGATCCTCAAAGAGATGAACGACCTGGAGAAGAGGAACATTCTCCAAATCCAAGACTGA
- the commd5 gene encoding COMM domain-containing protein 5 isoform X2, translating into MSKNLKDVDQELFRRILKAVVSALEGKDCRDVMKSIAESSTIPQERLSHIVAGMYRVLSEAIRIPTSSLKQEAFREDLKELRIPEDFITDFSSVVFGNKRAALDASTSQKDPHLPSLEDFKWRVDVAISTSSLARALQPSVLMQMKLSDGSFQRFEVPVSKFQELRYNVALILKEMNDLEKRNILQIQD; encoded by the exons ATGTCGAAAAACCTGAAAGATGTGGACCAAGAGCTGTTCAGAAGAATACTGAAAG CTGTGGTCAGCGCCCTGGAGGGGAAGGACTGCAGAGATGTGATGAAGTCGATAGCAGAGAGCAGCACCATTCCCCAGGAGAGGCTCAGTCACATCGTAGCTGGGATGTACAGAGTGCTGTCTGAGGCCATCCGCATCCCCACATCATCACTGAAACAGGAG GCCTTCAGAGAAGATCTTAAAGAACTGAG GATACCTGAAGACTTCATCACAGATTTCTCCAGTGTGGTTTTTGGCAACAA GCGCGCAGCTCTAGATGCATCAACCTCCCAGAAAGATCCCCACCTCCCCTCATTAGAAGACTTCAAATGGAGAGTGGATGTCGCCATTTCAACAAG CTCTTTAGCCAGGGCCCTGCAGCCTTCTGTTCTGATGCAGATGAAACTATCAGACGGGAGCTTTCAGCGCTTTGAG GTGCCCGTGTCTAAATTCCAGGAGCTGCGTTACAACGTGGCTCTGATCCTCAAAGAGATGAACGACCTGGAGAAGAGGAACATTCTCCAAATCCAAGACTGA
- the LOC119494676 gene encoding LON peptidase N-terminal domain and RING finger protein 3-like has translation MAAAVLTTLHTGERTDSLLSMGTESESMLQLAAEAFQSKNFDLAADIYECQLASLGDPGSRQELMVKRADALAFGGKFTEAFDAYRQASETERLRPVHLSNLIEYLSGSISRQIRGDGQNRSSKRAEEAAVGAAVAAAPQPGVVAATAATGVGYEDVSCRICMSFLFEPVTLPCGHCFCKKCLEKESKEKDRPVMCKECRDSSRVADVQSYRVNVMLSNLLAKWFPSLHQASRLRREGNGLYADKKLEAALEKYNQAILIAPMDHILFSNRSMIHSSLRHYEQALSDAEVTCRLMPNWSKGHVRKAQALVSLGRTEEALKEYLVCLSIEPDCRPAKTEAHKLLCDLLAPVTDQVPEHISDYSNTLSLRAHIKSSINAPPEIFSPSSASSLAPATPATEMSGSEVKCQTKPDIRRPDRCLLLKRKRRSTEEEDGGQERRDDHKRAKSGELLDVATDPLSSAVGDVLDPCDLECSLCMRLFYEPVTTPCGHTFCLRCLERCLDHNPKCPLCKEELSEYLVQRQYSKTVLMENLISTYLPSELIERQKIHQDEMAELSNLNKNVPIFVCTMAFPTVPCPLHIFEPCYRLMIRRCIEAGTNCFGMCLGDDRKGFADYGCLLEIRDVKFFSDGRSVVDTIGKRRFKVLQHHERDGYNTADIEYLEDVKEEDLAERELQSLHDTVYDQALVWVNSLKTEQRERIEGHFGPMPQKDSEFQDSPNGPSWCWWLLAVLPLEGRAQLPFLALTSLKDRLSGIRKVLLFMAHSRHR, from the exons ATGGCAGCAGCGGTATTGACCAcattacacacaggtgagagGACTGACAGTCTGCTGAGTATGGGGACGGAGAGTGAGAGCATGTTGCAGCTAGCAGCCGAGGCTTTCCAGTCGAAAAACTTCGACCTAGCAGCGGATATCTACGAGTGCCAACTAGCGAGTCTGGGAGATCCAGGCAGCCGACAGGAGCTGATGGTGAAGCGGGCTGACGCGCTCGCCTTCGGGGGCAAATTCACCGAAGCTTTCGACGCGTACCGACAAGCCTCGGAGACGGAGAGACTGAGACCTGTTCACCTGAGTAACCTCATAGAGTATCTATCGGGTAGTATTAGCAGACAAATCAGGGGCGACGGTCAAAACAGGAGCTCGAAGAGAGCAGAAGAGGCGGCGGTAGGCGCGGCGGTGGCAGCAGCTCCACAACCGGGAGTTGTTGCTGCTACTGCGGCTACGGGCGTTGGGTACGAAGACGTCTCGTGCCGGATATGCATGAGCTTTCTGTTCGAGCCCGTGACTCTCCCGTGCGGACACTGCTTCTGTAAGAAGTGCCTGGAGAAGGAGAGCAAGGAGAAGGACCGGCCGGTGATGTGTAAGGAGTGCCGGGACAGCTCCAGAGTAGCGGACGTGCAGAGTTACCGGGTGAACGTGATGCTGAGCAACCTGCTGGCCAAGTGGTTCCCCAGCCTGCACCAGGCCAGCCGGCTGCGGCGGGAGGGCAACGGGCTGTACGCAGACAAGAAGCTGGAGGCAGCGCTGGAGAAATACAACCAAGCCATACTGATAG CACCCATGGACCACATACTGTTCAGTAATCGCTCCATGATCCACTCCAGTCTGAGACACTATGAACAGGCTCTGAGCGACGCTGAGGTGACCTGCAGACTCATGCCTAACTGGTCCAAG GGTCATGTTCGTAAGGCCCAGGCCCTGGTGTCTCTGGGCAGGACGGAGGAGGCTCTGAAGGAGTACCTGGTCTGTCTGTCCATAGAGCCTGACTGTAGACCGGCCAAGACTGAGGCCCACAAG ctcctctgtGATCTCCTGGCTCCAGTCACAGATCAGGTCCCTGAACACATCTCAGACTACTCCAATACACTGTCTCTCAGAGCACACATCAAGAGCAGTATTAACGCTCCCCCCGAG ATCTTCAGTCCCAGCTCAGCATCCAGTCTTGCCCCTGCTACTCCTGCAACTGAGATGTCTGGCAGTGAGGTCAAATGTCAGACAAAGCCTGACATCAGGAGGCCGGACCGCTGTTTACTACTCAAAAGGAAACggaggagcacagaggaggaggacggtggacaggagaggagagacgacCACAAGAGAGCCAAGTCTGGTGAGCTTTTGGACGTAGCCACTGATCCACTGAGTTCTGCGGTTGGTGACGTCTTGGACCCGTGCGATCTGGAGTGTTCTCTGTGTATGAG ACTTTTCTACGAGCCGGTGACGACGCCGTGCGGTCACACGTTCTGTCTTCGCTGTCTGGAGAGATGTCTGGACCACAACCCAAAGTGTCCACTCTGTAAAGAGGAGCTGTCTGAG TACCTGGTCCAGAGGCAGTACTCTAAGACAGTACTAATGGAGAACCTGATATCGACGTATCTTCCCTCGGAGCTcatagaaagacagaaaatcCACCAGGATGAGATGGCTGAGCTCTCCAA TCTTAACAAGAATGTGCCTATATTCGTGTGCACCATGGCCTTCCCCACTGTGCCATGCCCTCTCCATATCTTCGAGCCCTGCTACAGACTGATGATTCGCCGATGCATAGAGGCGGGAACCAACTGCTTCGGCATGTGTCTGGGAGACGACCGCAAAGG GTTTGCAGACTATGGGTGCCTGTTGGAGATCCGCGATGTGAAGTTCTTTTCCGACGGCCGCTCAGTCGTGGACACCATCGGCAAACGGAGGTTTAAAGTCCTCCAGCACCACGAGAGGGACGGATACAACACGGCTGATATAGAGTACCTGGAGGATGTTAAG GAGGAGGATCTGGCGGAGCGTGAGCTGCAGTCTCTGCATGATACGGTGTACGACCAGGCTCTGGTGTGGGTCAACTCCTTGAAGACGGAGCAGAGGGAACGCATTGAAGGACACTTTGGACCCATGCCTCAGAAAGACTCTGAATTTCAG gacaGTCCCAACGGCCCCTCGTGGTGTTGGTGGTTACTCGCCGTTCTTCCGTTAGAAGGCCGAGCCCAGCTGCCGTTCCTGGCCCTCACCTCTCTGAAAGATCGCCTCAGCGGCATCCGCAAGGTGCTGCTCTTCATGGCCCACAGCAGGCACCGGTGA